Proteins from a genomic interval of Mesobacillus sp. S13:
- a CDS encoding DUF1657 domain-containing protein — protein MIKLTVASNINQLLSTIKGIEAQLSTMALNTNVPEASTIFHETMLIVGEIKTDLQDRKTQIEKEEPQYKS, from the coding sequence GTGATTAAATTGACAGTAGCATCAAACATCAATCAACTCCTTTCCACAATAAAAGGAATTGAAGCACAGTTATCTACAATGGCGCTGAATACCAATGTTCCTGAAGCGAGCACAATCTTTCATGAAACAATGCTGATCGTTGGGGAAATTAAAACCGACCTTCAAGACAGGAAAACACAGATTGAAAAAGAAGAACCCCAATATAAAAGCTAG
- a CDS encoding DUF1657 domain-containing protein, whose translation MTVGAQVKQTIAGLKSAQASLETFALGTDNQQAKQLYQTAAQQTQAVIDSIQPRLQEIEKEEPQYKQ comes from the coding sequence ATGACTGTTGGAGCGCAAGTTAAGCAAACAATTGCTGGTCTAAAAAGTGCTCAGGCGAGTTTGGAGACTTTTGCACTTGGTACGGATAATCAACAAGCAAAGCAACTTTATCAGACAGCTGCACAACAAACACAGGCAGTTATAGATAGCATTCAACCGCGTCTGCAAGAAATAGAAAAAGAAGAACCACAATATAAACAGTAA
- a CDS encoding TIGR04053 family radical SAM/SPASM domain-containing protein, with product MHGVGHSHSTSFHPGKVDFDQNPYIVIWEVTRACQLKCLHCRADAQNKPDPMELTPKEGKVLIDQIYEMGNPMLVFTGGDCMMREDLFDLADYAIRKGMRVSMTPSATDNVTKEKMERAREVGLSRWAFSLDGPTPEIHDHFRGTPGSFELTIEKVKYLNELNMPLQLNTVISRYNYDHLEQMAELMKELKVVMWYIFLLVPTGRGQLDACLTPAEHEKVFRWLYELSKSAPYDIKTTAAQHYRRVVYQQKARENKLIKEQGIRYEDTLTKDMASVIDGLKRAPKGVNDGNGFVFISHTGDVMPSGLLPLVGGNVREKPLAEIYRDSPIFKDLRSPDKYSGKCGVCEFRYVCGGSRSRTYAVTGDYMASEPFCVYIPEAMRKKETRV from the coding sequence ATGCATGGAGTTGGACATTCCCATTCCACAAGCTTCCACCCTGGTAAAGTTGATTTTGACCAAAATCCTTATATCGTTATTTGGGAAGTAACAAGGGCTTGCCAGCTGAAATGTTTGCATTGCAGGGCAGATGCTCAAAATAAACCCGACCCAATGGAATTGACTCCTAAAGAAGGGAAAGTATTAATCGATCAAATTTATGAGATGGGTAATCCTATGCTAGTTTTTACTGGTGGTGATTGCATGATGCGGGAAGATCTTTTTGACCTTGCGGATTATGCCATTAGAAAAGGGATGCGCGTTTCCATGACCCCTAGTGCTACAGATAATGTGACAAAGGAAAAAATGGAAAGGGCCAGGGAAGTTGGACTCTCACGATGGGCTTTTAGCCTCGATGGGCCAACTCCAGAAATCCATGATCATTTTCGCGGAACTCCTGGTTCGTTCGAACTTACGATTGAAAAAGTAAAATACTTGAACGAATTAAACATGCCCTTGCAGCTTAATACTGTAATTTCACGTTACAATTATGACCACCTAGAACAAATGGCAGAATTAATGAAAGAGCTAAAGGTAGTGATGTGGTACATCTTTTTACTTGTACCGACTGGGAGAGGGCAACTCGATGCCTGCCTTACTCCGGCCGAACACGAAAAGGTGTTTAGATGGCTATATGAGTTAAGTAAATCGGCACCATACGACATTAAGACCACTGCTGCCCAGCACTACAGACGTGTTGTGTACCAGCAAAAAGCAAGAGAAAATAAACTCATCAAAGAACAAGGCATCCGCTATGAGGACACATTGACTAAAGATATGGCCTCCGTCATTGATGGGCTAAAGCGGGCTCCTAAAGGGGTGAATGACGGCAACGGTTTTGTTTTTATTTCCCACACCGGAGATGTCATGCCATCTGGGCTCCTGCCTCTTGTCGGAGGGAATGTCCGTGAAAAGCCTTTAGCAGAAATATATAGAGACTCCCCTATTTTCAAAGACCTGCGCAGCCCTGATAAATACAGCGGAAAATGTGGTGTTTGTGAATTTCGCTATGTATGCGGTGGTTCACGTTCGAGAACCTATGCTGTTACTGGAGACTATATGGCCAGTGAGCCATTTTGTGTTTATATCCCAGAAGCAATGCGTAAAAAGGAAACTAGGGTTTAG
- a CDS encoding HesB/YadR/YfhF family protein, whose amino-acid sequence MTIKIDQNAYKWFEKEFDTQKPFHIRLYPQYAGFGDKNKGYSLAFSLETPAIAAEQQEIDGITFFVEANDTWFFNKTDVELKYSDTAGEIFASYIEHN is encoded by the coding sequence ATGACAATCAAGATTGATCAAAACGCATACAAATGGTTTGAAAAGGAATTTGATACACAGAAACCGTTTCACATCCGCCTTTATCCTCAATATGCCGGGTTTGGCGACAAGAATAAAGGTTACAGCCTGGCATTTTCGCTTGAAACTCCTGCCATAGCCGCCGAACAGCAAGAGATTGACGGCATCACTTTTTTTGTAGAAGCAAACGATACATGGTTCTTTAACAAAACAGATGTAGAACTGAAGTACAGCGATACCGCTGGTGAAATTTTCGCCAGTTATATAGAACATAATTGA
- the argS gene encoding arginine--tRNA ligase: MDYVKLYAELLAVELEGALSCSEIERLIEKPKFLHQGDLAFPCFQLAKSMRKPPVVIAEELNARLQSSVNDSMERFEAAGGYVNGFLNKAKVTEELLIEIGQKRNHYGDFDLGGNQIVTIDLSSPNIAKPFSMGHLRSTVIGNSLSLIYEKAGYKTVKINHLGDWGTQFGKLITAYKLWGSEEKVKKNPIQELLVLYIKFHDEAKSQPELEQEGRNWFRRLENGDVEALKLWKWFKDESLKEFKKIYELMGIEFDSYAGEAFYNDKMDSIVKMLKDRELLVDSDGALVVSLEEHELPPCLIKKSDGATLYATRDLAAAKYRFDSYSFVKSLYVVGNEQSLHFKQLKAVLAKLDFPWAAGIVHVPFGMMLKDGKKMSTRKGKVVLLEDVLNDSIQLAEKNIEEKNPHLENKTEIAKMVGTGAIVFHDLKNFRMNDIEFSLEEMLKVEGETGPYVQYTNARTQSLLKKGGFKGGNEDFKWAAIAEWPVITELQNFPETIKRAIDKNDPSLIAKYVLDLSQAFNKYYGEVRILEENAEKNARLQLVHCVSIVLEEGLRILGVKAPKEM; the protein is encoded by the coding sequence ATGGATTATGTGAAACTGTATGCAGAGTTGCTTGCCGTTGAGCTAGAAGGGGCTCTCTCGTGTTCAGAAATAGAGAGGTTAATTGAGAAACCGAAATTTTTGCATCAGGGTGACTTAGCTTTTCCATGCTTCCAATTGGCAAAAAGCATGAGAAAACCGCCGGTAGTTATTGCGGAGGAGTTAAATGCTCGGTTGCAAAGCTCAGTTAATGATTCAATGGAACGTTTTGAAGCGGCCGGAGGCTATGTAAATGGGTTTTTAAACAAGGCGAAAGTGACCGAAGAACTTTTGATTGAAATCGGGCAAAAGAGGAATCATTATGGTGATTTTGATCTTGGTGGAAATCAAATTGTGACAATTGACCTTTCTTCTCCGAATATTGCAAAACCCTTTTCCATGGGACATCTTCGGTCAACCGTTATAGGGAATTCTTTGTCACTTATTTATGAAAAGGCTGGATATAAGACCGTGAAAATCAATCATTTAGGAGATTGGGGAACTCAATTCGGCAAGCTTATCACAGCCTATAAACTTTGGGGATCAGAAGAGAAAGTAAAGAAGAACCCAATACAGGAGCTGCTGGTGCTATATATAAAGTTTCATGATGAAGCAAAAAGCCAGCCGGAGCTGGAGCAAGAGGGACGAAACTGGTTCAGACGTCTGGAAAACGGGGATGTTGAGGCACTCAAGCTATGGAAATGGTTCAAGGATGAGTCACTTAAGGAGTTTAAGAAGATTTATGAACTCATGGGAATCGAGTTTGATTCATATGCGGGAGAAGCTTTTTATAATGACAAAATGGATTCAATCGTGAAAATGCTAAAAGACAGGGAGCTGCTTGTTGATTCGGATGGGGCACTGGTAGTCAGCTTGGAAGAACATGAACTTCCGCCTTGTCTTATTAAAAAATCGGATGGCGCAACATTGTATGCTACCAGGGATTTAGCCGCAGCTAAGTACAGATTCGATAGCTATTCATTTGTAAAATCATTGTATGTGGTCGGCAATGAGCAAAGTCTGCACTTTAAACAGCTCAAAGCAGTGCTGGCAAAATTGGACTTTCCATGGGCTGCCGGGATTGTTCATGTTCCATTTGGCATGATGTTAAAGGATGGAAAGAAAATGTCCACGAGAAAAGGGAAGGTAGTCTTGCTCGAAGATGTTCTTAATGATTCCATTCAACTGGCAGAAAAGAATATAGAAGAAAAAAATCCTCATTTGGAAAATAAAACAGAGATTGCAAAAATGGTTGGTACCGGCGCAATTGTTTTTCATGACCTGAAGAATTTTCGGATGAACGACATTGAATTTTCCCTCGAAGAAATGTTAAAGGTTGAAGGGGAAACAGGACCTTATGTTCAATATACAAATGCACGGACACAATCGTTATTGAAAAAGGGAGGTTTCAAAGGAGGAAATGAAGACTTCAAATGGGCAGCTATTGCGGAGTGGCCAGTGATCACTGAGCTTCAGAACTTTCCGGAAACAATAAAGAGAGCGATTGATAAAAACGATCCATCTTTGATTGCTAAATATGTCCTTGATTTGTCCCAGGCCTTTAATAAATATTATGGAGAAGTCCGCATCCTTGAAGAAAATGCTGAAAAGAACGCACGTCTTCAATTAGTCCATTGTGTAAGCATTGTGCTCGAAGAAGGTCTTAGAATACTTGGAGTCAAGGCTCCAAAAGAAATGTAA
- a CDS encoding GNAT family N-acetyltransferase: MIELVRAKQEDEAILQNLIQFYIYEFTVFQDIKLEQSGFFAPFDLKPYWTEADLHAFFIMHEGELAGFAMVESGAPNVILEFFIMRKFYRRGFGKAAAEKLFGLFPGNWSVTQVEKNEPARNFWRKVIGDYTGGNYIEMFDDHNRSIQEFNSGLYAKK, encoded by the coding sequence GTGATTGAATTAGTGCGTGCAAAACAGGAGGATGAAGCAATACTCCAAAATTTAATACAATTTTATATTTACGAATTTACTGTCTTTCAGGATATCAAGCTTGAGCAATCTGGATTTTTTGCACCCTTTGATTTAAAACCGTATTGGACTGAAGCCGATTTACATGCTTTTTTTATCATGCATGAAGGAGAACTGGCGGGTTTTGCCATGGTCGAAAGTGGAGCTCCCAATGTCATTCTGGAGTTTTTTATTATGAGGAAATTCTACCGAAGAGGGTTTGGAAAAGCAGCGGCGGAAAAGCTATTTGGCCTATTCCCTGGAAATTGGAGTGTCACTCAGGTAGAGAAAAATGAGCCGGCAAGGAACTTTTGGCGAAAAGTGATTGGCGATTATACTGGCGGCAACTATATTGAAATGTTCGATGATCACAATCGGTCAATCCAAGAATTCAATTCTGGATTATATGCAAAAAAATGA
- a CDS encoding OsmC family protein: MVGTLSGALEARKIPSSPDKVKANIQGTIEAPEGVLKITKISCHYELKVPSGNREAAERALNVFERGCPVAQTLKGCIQFNHTWEIEEY; this comes from the coding sequence CTGGTTGGAACCCTATCTGGCGCGCTGGAGGCGCGTAAAATACCATCTTCACCTGATAAAGTCAAAGCGAACATCCAAGGAACAATTGAAGCACCTGAAGGAGTCCTGAAAATCACAAAAATCAGCTGCCACTATGAATTGAAGGTTCCTTCAGGAAATAGGGAAGCTGCCGAAAGAGCATTAAATGTATTCGAACGGGGATGTCCTGTCGCACAAACATTAAAGGGCTGTATTCAGTTCAATCATACTTGGGAAATCGAAGAATACTAG
- a CDS encoding LysE/ArgO family amino acid transporter, translating to MLAAGVHGFILAFGLILPLGVQNVFVFNQGSMHKQYSRVLPVILTASISDTVLITLAVLGISVVVLKVTWLSTLLLSAGILFLIYMGYLTWRSRPTDVTAETVAFSPKKQITFAASVSLLNPHAIMDTIGVIGTSSMNYAGPAKFTFAVACILTSWIWFFVLAYVGRQVGRLGELNSFHMILNKISALIMWGTAIYLLLTF from the coding sequence ATGCTAGCTGCGGGAGTTCATGGATTTATCCTCGCCTTCGGACTGATCCTTCCGTTAGGAGTGCAAAACGTGTTTGTTTTTAACCAGGGATCGATGCACAAACAATATAGTAGAGTTTTGCCAGTGATTTTGACAGCTTCAATCAGTGATACAGTTTTAATCACTCTTGCAGTTCTTGGTATATCAGTGGTGGTTCTAAAGGTTACCTGGTTAAGTACGTTGTTATTATCAGCCGGCATACTTTTTTTAATCTATATGGGATATTTAACTTGGAGAAGCAGGCCAACTGATGTAACTGCGGAGACAGTAGCCTTTTCCCCGAAAAAACAGATAACCTTTGCCGCATCGGTTTCTTTGCTTAATCCGCATGCGATCATGGACACAATCGGAGTGATAGGAACGAGTTCAATGAATTATGCAGGTCCAGCGAAATTCACCTTTGCAGTTGCCTGTATTTTGACTTCCTGGATCTGGTTTTTCGTTCTTGCTTATGTTGGACGGCAAGTGGGAAGGTTGGGGGAATTAAATAGTTTTCACATGATCTTGAATAAAATATCCGCTTTGATTATGTGGGGGACAGCCATTTACTTGTTGTTGACTTTTTAA
- a CDS encoding HIT family protein codes for MTGDQKWQDFYCEEVLSAKTPVEKVYETEQSLAFHHTRPYYEVHIVVIPKKHILSFLTVSNEEAEILNDVLRVVRQVASMLEKDFGACTISTNIGNYQSNKHMHWHVHFGARIRDEQGYLLDDQEKNNGF; via the coding sequence ATGACGGGTGATCAAAAATGGCAAGATTTCTATTGTGAGGAAGTATTATCAGCCAAAACACCAGTTGAAAAAGTATATGAAACTGAGCAGTCTCTCGCGTTTCATCATACTCGGCCATATTATGAGGTACATATTGTTGTCATTCCCAAAAAACATATTTTGTCATTTTTAACAGTATCCAATGAGGAAGCGGAGATTTTGAATGATGTTCTAAGAGTAGTTAGGCAGGTTGCCTCGATGCTAGAGAAGGATTTTGGAGCATGCACCATCTCTACCAACATAGGAAATTATCAGAGCAATAAACATATGCACTGGCATGTCCATTTTGGTGCGAGAATACGTGATGAGCAAGGATATTTACTAGATGATCAAGAAAAAAATAATGGTTTTTGA
- a CDS encoding NUDIX hydrolase, with the protein MEYIRELRKLVGHRPLILPGAVVLIFNDEGQLLLQHRSDGGWGLPGGLMELGESLEETARREVKEETGLDIGRLKLEGVFSGEEYYLKVANGDELYSVTTVYSTQDYMGELVSDELESIDLQFFNLHQLPDNLQKSYLDFIQHYIHHNAIECCK; encoded by the coding sequence TTGGAATATATACGTGAGCTAAGAAAGCTGGTAGGCCACAGGCCACTGATTTTACCAGGAGCAGTCGTGCTTATTTTTAATGATGAAGGCCAGTTACTGCTCCAGCATCGAAGTGATGGCGGATGGGGGCTTCCAGGAGGTTTGATGGAATTAGGAGAGAGCCTTGAAGAAACGGCAAGAAGGGAAGTGAAGGAAGAAACGGGGCTCGACATAGGAAGGTTGAAGCTAGAGGGTGTGTTTTCAGGTGAAGAATATTATTTGAAAGTCGCAAATGGTGATGAACTTTACTCAGTAACTACCGTTTATTCAACACAAGACTATATGGGTGAACTAGTGTCGGATGAACTAGAGTCAATTGATCTGCAATTCTTCAATTTGCATCAATTGCCAGATAACTTGCAAAAAAGCTATCTTGATTTTATACAACATTATATTCATCATAACGCCATAGAATGTTGTAAATAG
- a CDS encoding class I SAM-dependent methyltransferase yields MKETINSYEDLLRMLDYFLKEESEFNWDHFYSDRERKIPFFENHPDENLVEYMENGRITAGKALELGCGPGRNAIYLARNGFNVDAVDQSAEGLEWAKERAQEQEVKVNFVQRNIFDLKIEEGSYDLVYDSGCFHHIPPHRRMSYIDLVQRALKPGGSFALTCFVQGGELGGADISDWEVYRGKSMRGGLGFTDEKLKGIFQEFTAVEIRKMKDLNSDTGKFGTSALLAALFKK; encoded by the coding sequence ATGAAAGAAACAATAAATAGCTATGAGGACTTATTAAGAATGTTAGATTACTTTCTGAAAGAAGAAAGTGAGTTTAACTGGGATCATTTTTATTCTGACCGGGAAAGAAAAATTCCTTTTTTTGAAAACCATCCAGATGAGAATTTAGTTGAATATATGGAAAATGGTAGGATAACAGCGGGAAAGGCCTTGGAATTAGGCTGTGGACCAGGGAGGAATGCCATTTATTTGGCCAGGAATGGTTTTAACGTAGATGCCGTCGACCAATCTGCAGAAGGTCTGGAATGGGCTAAAGAAAGGGCACAAGAACAAGAAGTTAAAGTGAATTTTGTTCAACGTAATATTTTTGATTTGAAAATTGAAGAGGGTTCCTATGATCTTGTCTATGATTCTGGCTGTTTCCACCATATCCCGCCGCATAGAAGAATGAGTTATATTGATCTCGTACAGAGAGCTTTAAAGCCTGGAGGTTCATTTGCGCTAACCTGCTTTGTACAGGGAGGAGAGCTTGGCGGGGCGGACATTTCCGATTGGGAAGTGTATAGGGGTAAAAGCATGCGAGGCGGTTTGGGCTTCACTGATGAAAAGCTTAAGGGGATTTTTCAAGAATTCACAGCAGTTGAAATCCGGAAAATGAAAGATTTAAACTCTGATACCGGAAAATTCGGAACATCTGCCCTTTTAGCTGCCCTTTTCAAAAAATAA
- a CDS encoding class I SAM-dependent methyltransferase — MGNLWHERFGSEEYVYGEEPNLFIKKQSTRLENGKKVVCFAEGEGRNAVYLARQGHEVTAYDYALNGLKKTEALAQRFGVKITTKQKDLTQEQVPVEEFDAAIMVFGHFSKRDQKTVFDKLISAVKPGGIVMLEVYSEDQVKYGTGGPKTKEMLYDPLDLLQWTKGHRTLHFYYGEEERIEGQLHTGVGHVIQIIFQK; from the coding sequence ATGGGAAATCTATGGCATGAGCGTTTCGGTTCGGAAGAATATGTGTATGGTGAAGAGCCAAACCTTTTTATAAAAAAACAATCAACAAGGCTGGAGAACGGGAAAAAAGTTGTATGCTTTGCTGAAGGTGAAGGAAGGAATGCTGTTTACCTTGCGAGACAAGGTCATGAGGTTACAGCTTATGACTATGCGCTTAATGGCCTAAAAAAGACGGAAGCACTGGCCCAACGGTTTGGAGTCAAGATCACGACTAAACAAAAGGATTTAACTCAAGAACAGGTACCAGTTGAGGAATTTGACGCAGCTATAATGGTTTTTGGCCATTTTTCAAAGCGAGACCAAAAAACAGTATTCGACAAACTCATATCTGCTGTAAAACCTGGTGGCATTGTCATGCTGGAAGTATATTCAGAGGACCAGGTCAAATATGGAACAGGTGGGCCAAAAACAAAAGAGATGCTTTATGATCCATTGGACCTGCTCCAGTGGACGAAAGGGCATAGAACATTGCATTTCTACTATGGAGAAGAGGAGCGAATTGAAGGCCAATTACATACCGGTGTGGGTCATGTAATACAGATTATTTTTCAAAAATAA
- a CDS encoding thioredoxin, translating into MEDFPKIKTGLVNAGKVEEIAGFLMAFTVPVLVLYADGREYLREARIVQVEKLRDDISKIYEGFFGE; encoded by the coding sequence ATGGAAGATTTCCCTAAAATCAAAACAGGTTTGGTAAACGCAGGAAAGGTTGAAGAGATCGCTGGATTTCTTATGGCTTTTACCGTGCCCGTCCTCGTCCTCTATGCAGATGGGCGAGAATATTTGAGGGAAGCCAGGATCGTACAAGTTGAGAAGTTGAGAGATGATATCAGCAAAATATACGAAGGATTTTTCGGGGAATGA
- a CDS encoding DUF3231 family protein, whose product MGILSGNPKDEPLHYGEVFGTWTHLSVNHGLIAAYQTFINHIGDEDLKKLVQEAIEAMQEENKQLEELLKSNGIALPPAPPERPVAHLEDIPPGARFSDPEIAAAVSKDVAEGLVAASTMIGQAIREDIGLMYGQFHMAKAQFGAKMLKLNKTKGWLIPPPLQVKSTEN is encoded by the coding sequence ATGGGAATATTAAGCGGAAATCCTAAAGATGAACCACTGCATTATGGCGAGGTATTTGGTACTTGGACTCATCTGTCAGTCAATCATGGATTGATTGCAGCATACCAGACGTTTATCAATCATATTGGTGATGAGGATTTAAAAAAACTTGTTCAAGAGGCTATCGAAGCCATGCAGGAAGAAAATAAACAGCTAGAAGAGTTGCTAAAATCAAATGGAATTGCTCTTCCTCCTGCACCACCAGAACGCCCAGTTGCTCATCTGGAAGACATTCCACCCGGGGCAAGATTCAGTGACCCAGAGATTGCAGCAGCTGTTTCCAAGGATGTTGCAGAAGGCTTAGTAGCCGCCAGCACCATGATTGGGCAAGCCATCAGGGAGGATATTGGCTTAATGTATGGTCAATTCCATATGGCTAAAGCACAATTTGGAGCCAAAATGCTTAAATTGAATAAAACAAAAGGATGGTTGATCCCTCCACCATTGCAAGTGAAATCCACCGAGAATTAA
- the selB gene encoding selenocysteine-specific translation elongation factor: MAGHIDHGKTSLTKALTNVDTDRLKEEKERQISIELGFAPLYEDEELQISVVDVPGHERFIRQMIAGVAGIDLVVLVVAADEGVMPQTKEHLDILGFLGIRSGIIAITKTDRVEEEFIELVKDDILSELDGTVFENAPFMLVDSLSKKGIPELKEMIIETLKEQEMRDAKGAFRLPIDQVFTVKGQGTVVRGTVYEGTVEEGQSLKILPSGLEVRARQLQVHHQPAKMAYAGQRAAINLSGVSRDDLERGEVIVSSEHFIVTNTIDVAIRVVEDLEHLVKQRTPIKCHIGTAEVMGRIVFFDRNELKEDNGEILCQLRLDEKIVTKRGDRFIVRRPSPQETIGGGWVIDPRGNKYRFGKQTIEELEKKKAGTPIERINAALYEEKSLSIEELIKRTALDEGAILDNLKDDQFIQISNKEYALVSIVEVIEEEISDRLEDFHADNPMRIGMNKAELLQSLQKTFSKTLLEFVIDHAITEGVLNRKEQYISMESFAPHVPNNWVKRTENMLEELKKDGLKVAYLHDYIKSAGIPESLAAELKRFLEDQGKIVMLDDQYAWYGTHFAEAVEKLRKHTGAEFEVPQAKEAVELSRKYMIPFLERLDALGFTRRVENKRVWRK; the protein is encoded by the coding sequence ATGGCAGGTCATATTGACCATGGAAAAACATCGCTGACCAAGGCGTTGACGAATGTCGATACGGACCGCCTGAAAGAAGAAAAAGAACGCCAAATTTCAATTGAACTTGGCTTTGCGCCATTATATGAGGATGAAGAACTGCAAATTTCTGTTGTCGATGTTCCAGGACATGAGCGCTTCATCCGCCAGATGATTGCCGGAGTTGCTGGGATCGACCTCGTCGTTCTGGTGGTTGCTGCGGATGAAGGCGTCATGCCGCAAACGAAGGAGCACCTTGATATCCTGGGGTTTCTCGGAATCCGCTCGGGTATTATCGCAATTACAAAGACCGACAGGGTAGAAGAGGAATTCATAGAGCTAGTGAAAGACGATATTTTAAGCGAGCTTGATGGCACAGTCTTTGAGAACGCTCCATTTATGTTGGTCGATAGTCTATCAAAAAAAGGGATCCCGGAATTAAAAGAAATGATCATTGAAACACTGAAGGAGCAAGAAATGCGGGATGCCAAAGGAGCGTTCCGCCTGCCGATTGACCAGGTATTTACAGTGAAGGGGCAAGGGACCGTTGTGAGAGGTACTGTTTACGAAGGGACGGTTGAAGAGGGCCAGTCATTAAAAATCCTGCCGAGCGGATTAGAGGTCAGAGCTCGACAGCTGCAAGTTCATCATCAGCCAGCAAAGATGGCTTATGCAGGGCAAAGGGCAGCCATCAATCTATCGGGTGTCTCGCGGGATGATCTTGAACGTGGCGAAGTCATTGTGTCTTCCGAGCACTTTATTGTAACGAATACGATTGATGTAGCAATCAGAGTCGTTGAGGATCTTGAGCATTTGGTAAAACAAAGAACCCCTATTAAGTGCCATATCGGGACTGCTGAAGTAATGGGAAGGATTGTCTTTTTTGACCGGAATGAACTAAAAGAAGACAACGGAGAAATCCTTTGTCAGCTCCGTCTTGATGAAAAAATCGTTACGAAGCGTGGAGACCGGTTCATCGTCCGCCGTCCAAGTCCGCAGGAAACGATTGGCGGCGGATGGGTAATTGACCCACGCGGAAATAAATACCGATTTGGCAAGCAGACGATTGAAGAGCTTGAGAAAAAGAAAGCCGGAACGCCAATTGAACGAATAAATGCTGCTTTATACGAAGAAAAAAGTTTATCTATTGAAGAACTAATCAAACGGACGGCTCTTGATGAAGGGGCAATTCTGGACAATCTGAAAGATGACCAGTTCATCCAGATTTCCAATAAGGAATACGCTCTAGTATCAATTGTCGAAGTTATCGAAGAAGAGATCAGCGACCGGTTAGAAGACTTCCATGCTGATAACCCAATGCGAATCGGGATGAACAAGGCGGAACTGCTTCAATCCTTGCAAAAAACTTTTTCAAAAACCCTGCTTGAGTTTGTGATCGATCACGCCATAACCGAGGGGGTGCTGAACAGGAAAGAACAGTATATTTCTATGGAAAGCTTTGCTCCACATGTTCCGAACAACTGGGTGAAGCGAACAGAGAATATGCTTGAGGAACTCAAGAAGGATGGCCTGAAGGTAGCTTATTTGCACGATTATATAAAAAGTGCCGGAATCCCTGAGTCTCTTGCAGCTGAGTTGAAACGATTCCTCGAAGATCAAGGAAAGATTGTTATGCTGGATGATCAATATGCCTGGTATGGCACTCATTTTGCTGAGGCAGTGGAGAAGCTAAGAAAACATACGGGCGCGGAGTTTGAAGTACCCCAGGCAAAGGAAGCAGTGGAGTTATCGCGAAAATACATGATTCCTTTCCTCGAGCGTCTCGATGCACTGGGATTTACACGGAGAGTTGAAAACAAAAGGGTTTGGCGGAAATAA